A region from the Salvia splendens isolate huo1 chromosome 15, SspV2, whole genome shotgun sequence genome encodes:
- the LOC121768766 gene encoding uncharacterized protein LOC121768766, whose protein sequence is MVVALRSSPPEILQIPESERMQQCETVEEDDACGSEISGYELCREERIRENRERMQKLGIFSIAQKLNSPKSTPVRAYRKAPRLHSPPSVGPTRRSSRLQSSTPVSYCELRSEKKEKPYDILSGEGSTPEVYTEEHDKMLGSAEMSWTLSVDGYGKDGKRIYDPLNGKSCHQCRQKTLGQRTHCSNCNMVQGQFCGDCLYMRYGENVLEANANPDWICPVCRGICNCSLCRHAKGWPPTGILYKKILNLGYKSVAHYLIQTRRAQTDKVNNVVSKAPVSAKRSLPFSGIEVTGEDSDLSKPSHECSNPNPVSISDKESSDFKLPPESGDKPLLYPADDALTKDQVEHPLKPEVGKDSDSPEFDGDKESIHVACTVCVIVTDVKTEPLNERGDDDAYEIEKEESVPDIKCGIESETSPKSTKKRAGYKPAPDSIGRRLRMRRTGPKLASHTEDASTTADVGGIASRLRKRCRV, encoded by the exons ATGGTAGTAGCTCTGAGAAGTTCGCCTCCGGAAATCCTTCAAATTCCCGAATCCGAACGGATGCAGCAATGTGAAACCGTGGAAGAAGACGATGCGTGTGGCAGCGAGATTTCTGGTTATGAGCTGTGCAGAGAGGAACGAATTAGAGAGAATCGGGAGAGAATGCAGAAGCTCGGTATTTTTTCTATCGCTCAGAAGCTCAATTCCCCCAAATCCACTCCCGTCAGAGCCTATCGAAAAGCTCCGCGCCTTCACTCTCCGCCATCTGTCGGCCCCACCCGCCGCTCCTCCAG GCTGCAAAGCTCTACGCCAGTTAGTTACTGCGAATTACGCtcagagaaaaaagaaaaaccgTATGATATTTTGAGCGGAGAGGGTTCGACGCCTGAAGTTTACACCGAAGAACATGACAAAATGCTGGGAAGCGCTGAAATGAGCTGGACTCTTTCTGTTGATGGATATGGAAAAGATGGCAAGCGAATTTATGATCCCTTAAATGGGAAGAGTTGCCATCAATGCAG GCAAAAAACTCTTGGTCAGCGTACACATTGCAGCAACTGCAACATGGTCCAGGGGCAGTTCTGTGGAGATTGCTTGTACATGAG GTATGGCGAGAATGTGCTTGAAGCAAATGCAAATCCTGACTGGATTTGCCCTGTTTGTCGTGGAATTTGCAACTGCAGTTTGTGCAGGCATGCGAAAGGGTGGCCTCCTACGGGGATACTTTACAAGAAG ATTTTAAATCTTGGCTACAAGTCAGTGGCACATTATCTCATCCAAACACGGCGGGCACAAACCGATAAAGTGAACAATGTCGTTAGCAAGGCCCCAGTTTCTGCTAAGAGATCGCTGCCTTTTTCGGGCATTGAAGTAACTGGTGAAGACAGTGATCTTTCTAAACCTAGCCATGAATGTTCAAACCCTAATCCCGTATCCATATCTGATAAAGAATCTAGTGATTTTAAATTGCCTCCTGAAAGCGGAGACAAGCCTTTGCTATATCCTGCTGATGATGCTTTAACAAAGGATCAAGTTGAACATCCATTAAAGCCAGAAGTTGGAAAAGATTCAGATTCTCCTGAATTTGACGGTGATAAAGAAAGTATACATGTGGCTTGTACAGTATGTGTAATTGTTACAGATGTGAAAACTGAGCCACTGAATGAAAGAGGAGATGATGATGCCTATGAGATTGAGAAAGAGGAGTCCGTTCCAGATATCAAGTGTGGCATTGAATCTGAGACTAGTCCAAAATCCACCAAGAAACGAGCGGGCTATAAACCAGCACCCGATAGTATTGGCAGGAGGTTGAGAATGAGGCGCACAGGACCAAAATTGGCAAGCCACACTGAAGATGCATCCACAACAGCAGACGTTGGAGGTATTGCTAGTAGATTGAGAAAGCGTTGCAGAGTATAG
- the LOC121767757 gene encoding GDSL esterase/lipase At2g23540-like, whose product MVAMVLSVIISLGSFGISQTEDLTKGASFIFGDSLVDAGNNNYLPTLSRANIAPNGIDFKASGGTPTGRYTNGRTIGDIVGEELGQQHYALPFLAPNTTGRAILHGVNYASGGGGIMNATGRIFVNRLSMDIQVDYFNITRKQIDKLLGAANAKEYVTKRSIFSITIGSNDFLNNYLLPVISMGARITQSPNGFVDDLINHLRGQLTRLYKLDARKFVVGNVGPIGCIPYQKTINQLHETECVSLPNKLALQYNARLKDLLQELNENLKDATVVHADVYALVMELVSNYDKYGFTTSSKACCGNGGQFAGIVPCGPTSSMCSDRSKHVFWDPYHPSEAANVIIAKQLVNGGEKYMTPMNLRQLRDL is encoded by the exons ATGGTGGCCATGGTTCTCTCAGTGATTATAAGTTTAGGCTCTTTTGGGATTTCCCAGACTGAAGATTTGACAAAAGGGGCTTCATTCATCTTCGGAGATTCGTTGGTAGATGCCGGCAACAATAATTATTTACCGACGTTGTCGAGGGCCAACATTGCTCCCAATGGTATTGATTTCAAAGCTTCCGGTGGCACTCCCACCGGCCGCTACACCAATGGAAGAACCATTGGAGATATTGTTG GGGAGGAATTAGGGCAGCAACACTATGCCTTGCCTTTTCTTGCTCCAAACACTACCGGAAGAGCCATCCTGCACGGTGTCAATTATGCATCGGGAGGCGGCGGAATCATGAATGCCACCGGAAGAATTTTT GTAAATAGGCTTTCAATGGACATTCAAGTTGATTACTTCAACATAACCAGGAAACAAATTGATAAATTATTGGGTGCAGCAAATGCAAAAGAATACGTCACAAAAAGATCAATTTTCTCCATCACAATAGGCTCCAATGATTTTTTGAACAATTATCTCCTACCTGTGATTTCAATGGGTGCAAGAATCACACAAAGCCCAAATGGCTTCGTCGATGATCTCATCAATCACCTACGAGGCCAACTTACG AGACTTTACAAGCTAGATGCAAGGAAATTTGTGGTGGGAAATGTTGGACCAATTGGATGCATACCCTACCAAAAGACTATTAATCAACTTCATGAAACTGAATGTGTTTCACTACCAAACAAGCTTGCACTTCAATACAATGCCAGATTGAAAGATCTTCTGCAAGAACTCAACGAAAACCTCAAAGATGCCACAGTTGTCCACGCCGATGTCTATGCACTTGTCATGGAACTCGTTTCAAATTACGACAAATACG GATTTACAACTTCAAGCAAAGCTTGCTGTGGGAATGGTGGGCAATTTGCTGGCATTGTACCGTGTGGGCCGACATCGAGCATGTGTTCGGACCGGAGTAAGCATGTTTTCTGGGATCCTTACCACCCGAGTGAGGCTGCTAACGTTATAATCGCTAAACAGTTGGTGAATGGTGGTGAAAAATACATGACTCCAATGAATCTCAGACAGCTTCGAGATCTTTGA